One window of the Salvelinus alpinus chromosome 13, SLU_Salpinus.1, whole genome shotgun sequence genome contains the following:
- the LOC139537280 gene encoding signal-induced proliferation-associated 1-like protein 3 isoform X1, translating into MFYILPLTFAYVFLFPSLCFTLSNQSGRTFPHRCCGTYQPLPLSNTHSFSVGGAVLPPPPPSSDSLSMMASYSPTHKGWFGEREVHQGIGLDILFSGRDFDTYNLYSQNGTQQLQEAKSHNACPRAPQRSLHGWGTYSPPPQRPSTGSRGGTNQCQGYYAHTLLLPLPHRALPVFRPCVCSSPQGYNTTTVDKPRMLRATITSSPSDSNHPVQHQSQQPRPNQQQVIKQQHQPSLSQKPVYLSPTPIYRRLTTWQLKDNTNTDNTIKTNSPHSNRIKRQVDMTSQNVFGQPRVLASLRCPPSPRQTHKTTNLEEELRLIILDTEDSGRDASCRHSLSTEISLGSGPLDSSLACSPVSDCPELEGLEDLSASELSLTEGWDPGHIPLLDPAWGLEWSNLVNAAKAYEAKRTVEPIPPSKSKKHGSEGGPAACPPNHYPPQGYNAQPTLRSEVPSDLSRLHHLEALLRHLESNLEKEREDKVALMEEVMILRETNQRLWEESLSSNEQLCKLSLLWPQE; encoded by the exons ATGTTTTACATTTTACCGTTGACTTTTGCTTATGTAtttctctttccctcactctGTTTTACACTTTCAAACCAGTCTGGTCGTACATTCCCCCATAGGTGCTGTGGAACATACCAACCATTACCTCTGTCAAACACTCACTCTTTCTCAGTTGGAGGTGCTGTactacccccacccccacccagcAGTGACTCTCTCTCCATGATGGCCTCCTATAGCCCTACCCACAAGGGCTGGTTTGGTGAGAGGGAGGTTCACCAGGGGATTGGGCTGGACATCCTATTCAGTGGCAGAGACTTTGACACATATAATCTGTACTCCCAAAATGGCACTCAACAACTTCAGGAGGCCAAGTCCCATAATGCCTGTCCCAGGGCCCCCCAGAGGTCCCTGCATGGCTGGGGCACATACAGCCCCCCTCCACAGAGACCCAGCACTGGGAGCAGAGGGGGGACCAACCAGTGCCAGGGCTACTACGCCCACACCCTGCTCTTGCCCTTGCCCCACAGAGCACTGCCTGTCTTCAGACCCTG TGTCTGCAGCAGCCCTCAGGGATATAACACTACCACAGTGGACAAACCTCGCATGCTTAGAGCCACTATTACATCCAGCCCCTCGGATTCCAACCACCCTGTCCAGCACCAGAGCCAGCAACCCAGACCAAACCAGCAGCAGGTCATCAAGCAGCAGCATCAGCCAAGTCTCAGTCAAAAGCCTGTCTACCTCAGTCCCACTCCAATCTATAGGAGACTCACAACCTGGCAGCTCAAGGACAACACCAATACAGACAACACCATCAAGACTAACAGCCCTCACAGTAACAGAATCAAGAG ACAGGTGGACATGACGTCCCAGAACGTGTTTGGTCAGCCGCGTGTCCTGGCCTCTCTGCGCTGCCCGCCCTCTCCACGACAGACCCACAAGACAACTAACCTAGAGGAGGAACTGAGGCTcatcatactggacacagaggacTCAGGGAGGGATGCA TCCTGCCGTCATAGCCTCTCTACAGAGATCAGCCTCGGCAGTGGTCCCCTGGATTCCAGTCTGGCATGTTCCCCAGTCTCTGACTGCCCAGAGCTGGAGGGGCTAGAAGACCTGTCTGCCTCTGAGCTGTCCCTGACAGAGGGCTGGGACCCTGGGCACATCCCCCTACTGGACCCTGCCTGGGGCCTGGAGTGGAGCAACCTTGTCAATGCTGCCAAGGCCTATGAAG CAAAGAGGACAGTGGAGCCCATTCCTCCCAGCAAGTCCAAGAAGCATGGATCAGAGGGTGGACCTGCTGCTTGCCCACCTAATCATTACCCTCCTCAGGGCTACAATGCCCAGCCCACATTAAGaag TGAAGTGCCCAGTGATCTGTCAAGACTTCACCACCTGGAGGCGCTGCTGAGACACTTGGAGAGCAACCTGGAGAAG GAAAGGGAGGATAAAGTAGCCCTGATGGAGGAAGTGATGATTCTGAGAGAGACCAACCAGCGCCTGTGGGAGGAGTCTCTTTCATCCAACGAACAACTATGTAAACTCAGCCTGTTGTGGCCCCAGGAATGA
- the LOC139537280 gene encoding signal-induced proliferation-associated 1-like protein 3 isoform X2, producing the protein MLGVCSSPQGYNTTTVDKPRMLRATITSSPSDSNHPVQHQSQQPRPNQQQVIKQQHQPSLSQKPVYLSPTPIYRRLTTWQLKDNTNTDNTIKTNSPHSNRIKRQVDMTSQNVFGQPRVLASLRCPPSPRQTHKTTNLEEELRLIILDTEDSGRDASCRHSLSTEISLGSGPLDSSLACSPVSDCPELEGLEDLSASELSLTEGWDPGHIPLLDPAWGLEWSNLVNAAKAYEAKRTVEPIPPSKSKKHGSEGGPAACPPNHYPPQGYNAQPTLRSEVPSDLSRLHHLEALLRHLESNLEKEREDKVALMEEVMILRETNQRLWEESLSSNEQLCKLSLLWPQE; encoded by the exons ATGCTTGG TGTCTGCAGCAGCCCTCAGGGATATAACACTACCACAGTGGACAAACCTCGCATGCTTAGAGCCACTATTACATCCAGCCCCTCGGATTCCAACCACCCTGTCCAGCACCAGAGCCAGCAACCCAGACCAAACCAGCAGCAGGTCATCAAGCAGCAGCATCAGCCAAGTCTCAGTCAAAAGCCTGTCTACCTCAGTCCCACTCCAATCTATAGGAGACTCACAACCTGGCAGCTCAAGGACAACACCAATACAGACAACACCATCAAGACTAACAGCCCTCACAGTAACAGAATCAAGAG ACAGGTGGACATGACGTCCCAGAACGTGTTTGGTCAGCCGCGTGTCCTGGCCTCTCTGCGCTGCCCGCCCTCTCCACGACAGACCCACAAGACAACTAACCTAGAGGAGGAACTGAGGCTcatcatactggacacagaggacTCAGGGAGGGATGCA TCCTGCCGTCATAGCCTCTCTACAGAGATCAGCCTCGGCAGTGGTCCCCTGGATTCCAGTCTGGCATGTTCCCCAGTCTCTGACTGCCCAGAGCTGGAGGGGCTAGAAGACCTGTCTGCCTCTGAGCTGTCCCTGACAGAGGGCTGGGACCCTGGGCACATCCCCCTACTGGACCCTGCCTGGGGCCTGGAGTGGAGCAACCTTGTCAATGCTGCCAAGGCCTATGAAG CAAAGAGGACAGTGGAGCCCATTCCTCCCAGCAAGTCCAAGAAGCATGGATCAGAGGGTGGACCTGCTGCTTGCCCACCTAATCATTACCCTCCTCAGGGCTACAATGCCCAGCCCACATTAAGaag TGAAGTGCCCAGTGATCTGTCAAGACTTCACCACCTGGAGGCGCTGCTGAGACACTTGGAGAGCAACCTGGAGAAG GAAAGGGAGGATAAAGTAGCCCTGATGGAGGAAGTGATGATTCTGAGAGAGACCAACCAGCGCCTGTGGGAGGAGTCTCTTTCATCCAACGAACAACTATGTAAACTCAGCCTGTTGTGGCCCCAGGAATGA